In uncultured Desulfovibrio sp., the genomic stretch GCCAGCCGGTCAGGCGGTCGGCCAGTTCGCCTTCATAAAATACGCGCGCGCCCTCGCGGGCGATAAGGTCAAGGGTCGCGGCAAGGTCGGGCAGACGCAGCACTGCCCCTGTTTGCGGGGGCGTGCCGTTGGGTAAAAATGTGCGCGCAAAGCCGGGAAACCTCTGCAATTGCCGATAGCCCGTGGGGTCAGGCTTGCAGTCCTCCTGCAGCCAGTGGGCCAGGGATGGAGTTACGGCAAAACCTTCTGCCGCGAGGCTGATGGCCTCTTGCAACAGGTCGCCCAAAGCAAGAGAGCTGCCCCAGGAGCGGCTGAGCGTGTGGGCGGCATCCCAACCAGAAACCACACCGGGCACAGTGCAGGCAGCCAGCGGCCCGCGCAGAGGAATGGACACAAGGCCCTTTTGCGCAAATAAATCCCGCGTGACATTTTCACCAGAGCGCCCACAGGCGTTGATGCCGTGCAGTGCGCCAGTTGCCGCTTCGTGCGCCAGCCAGAAGTTGTCGCCCCCGATGCTGCACATCTGCGGGTACACAACGGCCAGCACTGCTGCCACGGCCACGGCGGCGTCAAGGGCGGTGCCGCCCTTGCGCAGAATATCCACGCCTGCCTGTGTGGCAAGGTAGTGCGGCGATGTGACCATGCCCCGTGTGGTCATGGGGTCAAAACGCTGGGATTCTGTTTTCGCATAGGGGCTGGATGCAAAGTTCATGGCGCTTCCTGTTGGGGTGGCTAGGTGTCGCATGGGTGCCGCCAGCAGGGCGCAAATCTGTGAAGACCCCAATGGCATGCAGTGGATAATCCGTGGCCTTGCAGCAGACTAGCGGCGGGGGAGCGGCACGTCAAACCGATGCTGCATCCCTGCCAGCAGGTGATAATCAGGTGTGGATTTTGCTTAAAACCGGGCGGGCCATGCCGGGCAAGCCTCATTGAGGGGTGACAAAAAAGGGCGTAAGCAGGTCTGACGCCGCGCAGGTGCGGCTACAGATCAGCAGGCAGCCGCGCTCTACGCGGCGCGAAGGACACAATATGGGTACAACAATAATGCTGTTTGCCGTGGGGCTTGCAGGAAGTTTTGTTTTTGACCGTTTTCACCTGCCCGGCGGGGCCATGACAGGGGCCATGATCGCCGTGGTGATTTTCAAAAGCTGCGGCTCCATTACCTCACCCGACATGGCGCACTGGGTGCGCTTTATTGTCTACGGGTGCGTGGGCGTGCTTGTGGGCAACATGTATAATCCCGGCATGCTCGATGCCGTGCGCGACACCTGGCCCATGATGCTGCTTTCAACAGGCATTATTCTGATGGCGGGGCTTTTGTGCACATGGATTGCCGTGCGCTGGGGCGGACTCTCTGTAGGCGGGGCATATCTGGCGACCAGCCCAGGCGGATTCAACGCGGTGGTGGCGCTTTCCGGCGGCACAGGGGCGGAAGCCCCCATGGTGATGGTGTACCATCTGGTGCGCATCTATGCCATTGTGCTGCTCTCGCCCATTGTGGCCAAGATGCTGTCTTATTTAGTGAAGTAATCGGTCAAGGCTCGGCATCCGCCCTGCGCATGGGGGCCGCCGACAGACATCGACATTGAGCCTCCGTCGGATTCCGCCGGGGGCTTTTTAGCGGGCAAGCAGCAGGATCAGACCGCCCAGCCCCGGCAGCGCGACCATGCAGCCTTTGAGCAGCAATTGCGGAGCCATGCGGGTAAACTTTGCGCCCACATATGCGCCGATGACCTGACCAGCCAGAACCTGCAGGAACAGCACAAGATCCAGATGCCCGGCGGCGAGAAAACCCAGGCTGCCAAAGGCTGCAATGGGCAGAATGACCAGCATGGTTGTGCCTACGGTCTGATAGAGCGGCACATTGAAGATGATCAGCAGGGTCATCTGGATAAAGGGGGTTGCCCCCACGCCGCAGGCCCCGGAAACCAGACCGTTGAACACACCCACCATGCCTGTCAGCAGCCAGAACTTCACGCCTCGGGTACTGGTGAAACGAAAGCTGAACAGCGGATTGGCCGGGTGAAAAACCCGCAGATAAATGAGGAAGGCAGAGAACATAAGCACCACGCCAGTCAACGGCTTGAGCGTGGCGGAGGCAAGCCCGGACGAGATATGTGCGCCGCAGAAGGCCCCGGCGGCGCCGAACGCGCCCAGCAGCAAGCCCAGCCTGCGGTTGACGTTGCCCTCGCGAAAGTGGCTGACGGAGCCGGAGAGGGACGTAAACGTCATGGCCGCAAGAGAAGTGCCAAGGGCAACCTGCATGGGGATGTCAAAGCCCACGCTAAGCATGGTGATCATAACGCCAGCGCCGCCAGCGCCCACAAAGCCCAGCAATATCCCCAACAAAAGCATGGCGGCAAAAATAAGCATAGATCACCTGCTGCGCAGGCCGCCTCCACAGGCGGCGTAAAATTGAGCAATTACATGCAGCGGCAGAAATTGCCACGCAGTTCTGGCAGGCTAGCTCTACCGCGTGTGGGGCGCAAGGGTATTTTTCCCCGCCCGGCGGGTCAGACGTGCGCCGCCCTTTGCGCGCGCAGCAGCGTATCCCACGCCCGAACGTAAAAGATCAGGTAGCGCCAGCACACATAGGCTACAACCAGAGTGGCGACAATCATTTCCAGCACTGCCAGCACCTTGAGTTGCAGGGCGTACTCCAGCGTTGCGGGATAGGCGGCCAGCAGTTCAGAGACCTTGTACAAAGCTGTTGCCCCAACCGCCATGGGGAAGGTGTAGGCCGCAAAGCCAGGGCTGAAGGGCAAACGCAGCAACTTGAAAAAGGCAACATAGATGATGCTGGTCATCAACACCGCCACCCCGAGCAACAGGCTGCACAGGAGCAGGGAGGGGGTGGGCTCAAGGCTCAGATAGGCCACCAGAGAAAGGCTGGCCGGAGCGGCAAGCACAGCTATGGTTGGCTTGGATGCGTCTTCGATTTCTCGGGAAAATATGAGCCGGTACAACATGACCGGCAGCAGGGCCGCGTAATTGACCATGCCAAAAACCATCAGGCCATAGGCGAGCTGGTAGTAGGCCGGGCCGGGAACCGTCATGGCCGCCACGCTGATGCCAACAAAGGGGACAAACCAGCTTGGCAGCATGTGGTGCAGGCTGAACTGCCGTGCCCTGAAGGCCACAAAGGCCAGCAAAAGGCAGAGATGCAGGGCCACGGCAAACAGCCAGAGCCACTGGGCCGCCCGCGCGTCCAGAATGCTCAGGCTCTTGGATTGCAGCATCAGGGCCATTGAGGTCGTAGGTAAAATACTTCCAAGTACAGGGTGGCGCAGTTCTTCGAGCAACAGCCTTGGGTTCATGGCAAATTTGCCTGCCAGGAGCAGGATCAGCGCCATGGATGTCAGCGCGCCAAACACCTGCGCAAAATTGTGGAGGGGCAGGCTTTTTTCAAGCCCGATGCCCAGACTGGCAATGCCAAGGGCCAACCCCGCAAGGGGCGTGGGAACAGCGCGAAAGAAATTGCGAACACTCTGCAACCTGGAATTATCCTCGGTTGTGGTCTGCTTGCGTGTTTGCCACGGATCGTGCATTAAGAAAATCGAAATGAATTTAACGTAACGTATAAAAAAATTAAACGCAGATATGACACTCAAGCAATTGCAGGTTTTTCTGGCTGTGGCGCGGTTTCAGAACCTCACACAGGCCGCAGAGGCTGTGTTTCTGACCAAGGGTGCGGTTTCCCAGGCCTTGCAGGAACTGGAGCGGCACCTCGGCGTGCGTCTGTTTGACAGGGTGCACCCGCATTTGCGGCTGAATCATGAGGGGGCGCGCCTGTGGCCGCTGGCGGACGAAATGATGCAAAGGGCCGAGGCCATCGAGCGGACATTTCAGGCTGGCGGGGCCTGCTTCTTGAGCATTGGGGCCAGCAAGACCATTGGCAACTATCTGCTGCCGCAACTGATGCACGATTTTGAAAAGGATCACGGATGGCTGCCCAAGGCGCAGATAGCCAACACCAACCGCCTGCTTGAACTGGTGGAAGGTTATGTCCTGGATGTGGTGCTGCTGGAGGGCGAGCAGCATCGGCCCGACATGGTGGCGGAAGAATGGCTGAAGGATGAAATGGCGGTGGTGGCGTGCAAGGGGCATGCTCTGGCGGACGGCAAGGCCCATGCGCCGGAAGAGCTGGCAGGCCAGCGCTGGATTCTGAGGGAGCCGGATTCCGGCACAAGGGCGTTTTTTGCGCACACCCTAGGCACACTCATTGCGCCCTATACCGTGGCCCTGAGCCTCAGCTCCACCGAGGCGGTGCTGGGCATGGTGGAACAGGGGCTGGGCATCACCTTTGCTTCGCGGCTCATGGCCGAGCTGCCAGGTTTCAGCAGCCGTTTTTCAATAATCCGGCTGACACAGACGTTTTCACGCACGTTTTCCCTTTGCTGGCATGAGTCAAAATACCACTCTGCGGGCATGGACACGTTTATCCGCTTTTGCCGGGCGTGGTCGCCGCTCAACAGATAGCACTGCGCAAAGACCGCCCTATGTGGGCTAACGCTGGCGCGTCAGGTGATACACGCGGGGAACCATGTACATGAGGCTCAACTGCCCGCGCGTAGGCTCATAGCGCGTGGCAACCACCACAGAGCCCAGATTCCAGAGGTGGGCGTCATCGCCTTCTCCGGCGGAGGCCTTGCCAAAACGGTCAGTGACCATCTTGAGTATCATGCCCTCCACCGTATTGTTCGGCGCGGTGTAATCCAGCTCAAGAAATCCCAGTGAGCCGGGGTTTCCGGGGCCGTAGCAGATCGCCATCTGGCGCGCGCCGGGGGCAACCTTGGCCGCATCGTACAGATCGCAGATATAGGCGTCATCCTCGCGGATAATGGTTGCTCCGTACTGTCGCAGGGCCGTGCGCATGGAATTTCTGTCGGTGTTGTCGAGCCGCTGACCAAACAGAACGGCCTCGGGGCGGGAAGGCTCGGCGCGGGCCATATCTTCCAGTTCCTTCATGGCGTTGGCATCGCCGTTCATGGCAGCCGCATAGAGCAGCAGCACCGCCCGTGATGGGTTCTTGGTAACCCCTTGGCCGACGCGATAAAAATGCCCAAGGCGGAACAAGGCCTCGGTTTGCTGCTGCGCCGCAGCGCGGCTGTACCACGCCGCCGCCGCTGTGAAATCCTGCTGCACCCCGCGCCCCAGCTCATAGAGCATGCCCAGATTATACTGGGCCTCGGGCTGGCCTTGCCGCGCAGCCAGATCAAACCAGCGTGCTGCTTCTGCGGGGTTGGGCTCTATGCCGCGTCCCTGTTCCAGCATGCGCCCGTAATTGCTCATGCCCGAGGGGTGCCCTGTCTTGGCTGACTCCGCAAACCAGTGCAGGGCGCGGCCCAGGTCAGGCTCCACCCCCTGCCCGAGGTCGTAGAGCACGCCAAGGTTGTTCATGGCCTGTCCATCCCCAGCTTCGGCCTGTTTGCTCCAGATGCTCTCCGCTGTGGCATAATCGCCCTTGGCGTATGCTGCTGCGGCCTCTTCCGCCTGTGTGGGCGGCGAGGTCCTTTGCGGAACAGGCACCGGCGCTTTGGTGGGCGCGCTTTCCATTGCGGGAGCGGCTTTTTCCTGCTCGGCGGCCTCTTCCTTCTTGCCCTTTTTTGATTTTTTATCCCTGCGGTTTTTTGAGCCCTTTTCCTTCACAGGAGCTTCTGGCTTTTTGGGTGCTTCAAGGGCAGGGCTTGCAGGCTGGGCAGGAGCTGCTGGGGCAGATGCGCCCTGTGCCGCAGGAACCTGCGGTTGCTGGGCCTGAGCAGGGGCGGGCGCTCCCGGTGTGGTCAGTGGGTTGACCTGCTGCGGCGTGGGCACGGAGGGCCTTGCGACGGTTGGGGTTTGCACCGTGGGGGTTTGCACCGTGGGTGTCTGTACAGTAGGCACCTGAACCGTAGGCGTCTGCATTGGTGCCGCTGGCATTGGCTGCGAGAGCGTGGGCGAAGTGCCACCCCCGAAGGGTTGCCCACCCATGCCGTTGGGGCTGGGTGCATTGCTTCCGCCCATGGGAGCGGTGGGCGCGCCAGTACCCTGAACAAAAACGGAGTCTGACGCGGCAAAGGCCGCGCCGCCCGACAGAGCCAGGGACACGCACAGGCTGTACACGAGTACGGCCCGAATGGCTGAAATAAGATGGGCGCGGCTGTAAACCGCGCCCCATCGAAGAAACATGCGGGTGTTCCTTACGGTTTACGTTTGGGGCAGTTAAAATTCATAAAGTCCACTTCCGGGCGGCTTGTGAGACGCTCGTCAGGCACCAGAGCATAGCCGCGCCAGTCGCGCAAGGTGGCATTGATTCTATCCATATTCACGTAAGCCAGCAAGGCGGGCCAGCGGTCGGCCATATCACGCAGCATGCGCGCGTAGGTGACTTCCCCGCCGTGGAAACCGTCAAAGAACTCGCAGTCGCCAGAGGCAAAGGTGCGCGGGTCGGTAAATTCCATAACATCAATGCCACGGGCAAGCAGGGCGTCGCGCAGCTTGAAGAGGTGCGGATAATCGGCCTCGCGTTCGCGCATGGCGTCAAGCACACGGACAGAAAGGGGCGAAATGAAAACAAAGGTGGCAATGCCCCTGGCCTTGAGCCGGCAGTAAATTTCTGCAAAGGCATCCAGATGGGCGCTGCTGATGCCGCCGGGGTCGCGGCTGTCAGCCAGCGGCTTGGCGTGGAAAAAGGCCTTGGTACCGTAGCGTACCTGCTTGAGGGTGTCCTCGAACTGGTAGTCAAAGGGCCGCTTTTGTCCGGTGCTTTCACCTGTATAATACCAGGAGCCATCAGAGCCAAAGCCGTCGTTGTACTGCTGGGCCATGATGCCGTAACGGACGTTGCGGAATCCGCCCATGGACTGCGGCAACATGGGGGCGATAAAGTCCCTGAACGAAATTTTGCCTTCAAGCAGCCATGTCCAAGGTTTCTTGAGGCTGTCGAAACCGTAGTTGTACGATCCGCTGGTGGGCGGTTCTTCCTTGAAAGGATCGGCATTCCACTGCGGCATGAACCACCAGAAGTCCAGCCCGATGATGATGGCATCTGGCTTGTGGATGCGCAGCATGGCGTCAATGGTTGAGCGCAACACGGGCAGATTGCCCGCCGTGCCGCCCACATTGAGGAAGGGCTTGCGGAAGTATGCGCCCCGGAACTGCATGACCCGCGAGGAACCCACGACGGCGATTTCAGGCTTCACCTTGGCATAGAGTTGCAGTTTGTAGTCCACAAAATCCTGGGAAACGCCGGATCCAAACACGGCAAAATTCCCCTTGGACTGTTCGTTGACGGCCCGTTCCACGGCTACGTCGCCGCTGCTGTGCAGCCACCACGCGGTATAGGGAACGGCCAGCAGGCATCCCGCCAGGACAAGGCCCAGCAGCACGAGAAAATAACGCTTCAAAAAGGCGGTTTCTGTGTTGTTCATGGCGTTCACGCGTGGTTAAAATTGGAAGTACAGGAAGGTCGCCTTGCGCGAAACCAGAATCAGGGTGAGGAAGGCCATAACGGCCAGCCCCGTAGCCCAGGCGGCTGTGGGCCGCCAGCTCAGGCGCGGGCGGCTTCCATCGCGTCTGCCGTGCAGAATCTCGCGGCTGTTGGGCAACGCCCAGACCACCAGAAAGCTCACCAGCAGCAGGGCAAAGGGAACCCATCCCTGAATGTAGTTGTTGGGCAGCCAGCGGGCCACCAGGGCGGCAAAGCCCGTAAGCCCGTCGGTTGTTGCGCTCAGGCCCGCCGCTTCACGCGTAAACGGCCCTGTGAACATGGCTTTGAACATGCGGCCCGCGCCTTCAATTGTCAGCGCGCGGAACACAACCCAGCACAGATTGATGCAGAAAAATGTAAACAGGATGGAGCAGATGCGCAACGGCGCAAGGGCCAATACGCGCTCCAGCGTTTTGCCCTTGATGCAGGCACGGAAAAAGTGGTTGATGCCCAGCATGGAACCGTGCAGCGCGCCCCAGACAATAAAGGTCCAGCCAGCGCCGTGCCACGCGCCGCCGATCAGCATGGTCAGAAACAGGTTGCGGTACTGCATGAGCCGCCCTTTGCGGTTGCCGCCAAGGGGGATGTACAGAAAATCGCGCAGCCACGAACTGAGCGTGATGTGCCAGCGTCGCCAGAAGTCCACAATGCCGGTGGATTTATAGGGCGAATCAAAGTTTTCCGGCAGTTTGAGGCCCAGCATGAGGGCAAGGCCAATGGCCATGTCCGTGTAGCCAGAAAAGTCGAAATACAGCTGGAAGGTATAGCACAGCGAACCCAGCCACGCCTCGGCCCCGCTGAGCGGAAAGGCCTTTTCCGCCGCATTGAAGACAGAGTCGGCGTACATGGCAATGCTGTCGGCCAGCAGAACCTTTTTGATCATGCCGAAGGTAAAAAGCGTAAAGCCCTGAGCCAGATTCTCAGCATTGGTGGGGGCAAGGGTATCAAACTGCGGGCCTATCTGCTCATAACGCACGATTGGCCCGGAAATCACATAGGGGAAACATGCGGAGAACAGTGCATGCCGCGTAAAGCCCTGAGGGGTTACCTGCCCACGGTATACGCTGACAAGCCAGGCGATCTGGATGAAGGTATAAAAAGAAATACCCAAGGGCAGCCCGGGCGGGGTGAAATGCCACTGCGCATGCAGCAGCGCCCCAAGATTCTGGGCCAGAAAGGCGGAATATTTGAACCACAGCAGGGGCAGCAGGTTGAGCACCAGGGCAAGGATAAGCAGACCCTTGCGGCTCAAGTGGAACCGGCAGCCAGCCTGCTTGCGCGAACCGCACAGGCAGGCCTTTTCGGCATCACCTTCCGCGTTTTCAGCGAGGGCTGCATCCTGTTTTTGCTCTGGCTCTGGCGCTGCCAGGGCAAGGGCAAAGGCATAGTTCATGCCCAGAATCACAGCCAGCAGAATCAGGAAGGGCAAACCCCACAAACCGTAAAATACTACGGAAAAAGCCAGCAGCACCAGGGCAAGACCCGTGGGGCCGTAGCCCTGGGTCAGCCGCCAGCATACCAGCAGCAGGGGTAGAAAGGCGAAAAGGAATGTGTACGAGTTGAAAAGCATGTGCGACTCCCGTTGGACGGCGTGGACATGCCCGCCGCGCTGGCGTCAGCCTGGATTCTTCCGAGTTTGCGGTGTGGGGTGCTCCGCACTCTGCGGCTGAGCCGCCGAAATGCCGGGCACCCTGCTTTGATCCCCAGTGCCGCCTTGCGTTCCGCACAGCAGGGCAAGGCGGTTGCTCAAGCCCGGCATGCATGTCTGCCGTGCCGGGCTGTGCATTTTTTGTAGGCCAAATGGCAAAGAAAAAGCGCGCACGACAAGAAACGCGTCACACGCGCCCCCTCCGGCATGCCAAGGCTGCCGAGGCTCCGAGCTTGCCTAGGGGTTCAGCTCTGCGCGAAGCTTGCGCGAGAGGCGAAACACCATAACCTTGCGCGGCGGCAGGGTGATGGTTTCATCTGTCTTAGGGTTGCGGCCCTTGCGGGAGGCCTTGTCATAACACTCAAACTTGCCGAAGCCGCTGATAAGCAGGGCCCGGTCTTTTTTGATGGCGACCTTCATGATCTCCAGCAGTTTTTCTACCACGTTCTTGACATCTACGCGGTTTTTGTCCGTTTCTTCGTAGATGGCCTCCACGATGTCCGCTTTGGTCAGTGTTTTTTTCATAGTGCTCTCCGGCGCAGTGCGCTGGTATGGCTGAGTGGAACTCAGTGTCCCTAATGCCCCGCAGCAATGTTTGTCAGCTTCACACAAACGGAACTTTTGTGTAAAATACACGCAACTTACAGACAGAGCAAGATTTTTTTAAAAAAATCGCCTGCATGTTATTTTCCGTCCAATGCGCTCTACATACCGTTTCACAGTCAGCGAGCCACCTATGCCCCCCCAAAAAAAGTTTTTGTCCATGATCTTTATGGGCATTTCTTCACCCTTTTATAGGCAATCTCATTCCGAGAATACCTGCTGTGAAGCAGCCGCCGAACCACATATTGGGGGGCTGATATGGATATGACTCAGAATATTGCGCAACGTTCATCGCAAACTGGGGGCAAAGGGCGCGTAGTGTCGCTGGATTTTGCATGGCTGCGACGCAGTGCGGCACAAAGGCAGGCAGTTGTGCCAGTTTTTTTACCATTCAGGGGCTGCCCTGTGCGCTGTGTTTTTTGCGCGCAGGATGTGCAGACGGGTATTGGCGGTTGCCAAAATCCGGACAGGGCGGAAAGTTCGCGCGCCGCAAGTGTGGAGGGTCTGCTGCTCGCCGCACGGGAGAATCTTCGTCTGCGCCATGAAAGCGGGCAGGCTGCGGCGGAACTGGCATTTTACGGCGGCACGTTCACCGCATTGCCCGAGGAAGATCTGTCCGCCTGCCTTGATCTGGCCTGTGAGGCGCAGGAAAAAGGCTGGATAAGTTCCTTCCGCTGTTCAACCCGTCCGGACAGGGTCGATGCCCCAATACTGGAGAGGTTGCGCGCTGCAGGCTGCGGTGTGGTGGAGCTGGGCGTGCAGAGTTTTGCCGACAGTGCCCTTGCCGCCTCCCGCCGGGGCTATACCGGCGGCACTGCCCAGGCGGCCTGCGCCCTTGTGCGGGCTGCGAATCTCAAGCTGGTGGTGCAGCTCTTGCCCGGCATGCCGGGGCATAGCGCGCAGTTTTTTAGGGACGATGTGCCAACGGCCCTTGCTGCGGGCGCGCAGATGCTGCGGTTTTATCCCTGCCTTGTGCTTGAAGACACCGGTCTTGCCGCCATGTGGCGCGAGGGGAGCTACAAACCCTGGCCGCTGGAGGATACGCTTGAAAGCCTTGCCCACGGCTGGCTCATGGCAGCGCGGGCCAATGTGCCCGTGATCCGCATGGGGCTTGCCCCGGAGCCGGGGCTGGAGAGTGCCGTTCTTGCCGGGCCTGTGGACAGGGAACTTGGCGGCAGGGTCAAGGGCCGTGCATTGCTGTTGGCGGTAAGGGAAGTGCTTGGCGAGGGTGCGGCAACACCAGCTGCGCAGTTTGATTTGCTGCTGCCCCGGGCCGCCCAGGGGTTCTTTTGGGGCGCGAAGGGTGAACTGCGCGCCAGATGGGCTGCGCTGGGGCTGCGCACGGTATTTTTTGACGATAAAATCTCGCCGCAGCTTGTTTTCATCTAGGTCTGGTTGGAAGCGAAATGTTTTGCAGGGTGACGCCTTTTGTAAAAAGGTTTTTTCTCACGCCCAGTTACTAAAATTCGAGCGCGGGGCAGAGTGACACCGCGCAGGGCAAAACGCACAGAACCCGCCGTAAAGCAGGTTCTGTGCGTTTGTTGTCAGCTCTGGAAAAGGAGGCGGCCGCCGGGGGGGAACCGGCGGCCGAGAAGGGAGGGAGGGTGTTGATGGTTATAAGGTTCTGTTCAAAGGAGGAGGTTCTTGGAGGCTCCGTAATGCCCCCCTTGGGGGTAGGGGGCAGGACGGAAATTTGTTCTCTGTGATTCTGTATATGTCAACCGCCTTGGGCGGACGAGTTGGGAGCGGCAATTTGGGTTAAGTTGTGGTTACTGGGCCGCGCCGTGCTGATGTTTCGCCGCAGCGGGTGCGTCCTTTTTGGGCATGGGGGCAGCGGCAGGCTTGCCCACTTCCTTTTCAAGACGCTGGGTCATGGTTTCGTGCATCTGACCGAGCTGCTTTCTGAGTTGCAGCAATTCGGTGGCAGTGGCGCGCACAGCCGCAATGTCGGGGTTGGAGGCATTTTGCAGGGCGCGCAACTCCTGTCTCTTGATGAACATCTGGTCCTTTACGGGTTCCATCTGTTTGACGAACTCAGTCACAATGGCATCATACTTCTGCTGCTGTTCGGGGGTGTAGGCCCCACGTCCCATCATGCCGTGTCCCTGCATTCCGGGGCAGGGCATTTCACCCATGCAGCCGCCCATTTCCCGCATGCCTTCGGGCATGTCGCCTGCGGGGCCAGGCTGGCTGTAGGCAGTTATGGCGCCACCCATCAGGGTTGCTGCAAGTATGGCTGCGATGGCGATGTTTTTGGATTTCATGGAAGGCTACCTCGTAGTCTTTTTTCTCGTATATGGTTTCGTTGTTCCTGCAACGTTTGCTTGCTATATAGCAATGCGTGTGCCAACTATATTTTATTTAATAAAATTAGAATGTTAATGTGTTGTCCGCTGCGGCCGTTGCGCCTGCGGGCAGAGAAGCGTATGTTTTTTATACATTCGGGCATTGTCTCTGTATAAAATTTGTACATCTGCATAATTTTCTTACAGGGGTCGCCGGGCAAAATTGAATAAAAAACGCGCCCGCCTTGAGGGCGGACGCGTGTTGTTGCGAGCAGATTGTCGCGGTTATTTGCTGGCGGAAGTGGACAGACCGGGATATTCCATGCTGCACCCGCGCGTTTGCGGGCTGCCAAGCGGAACGCCTACCTCAGTACCCATGCGCTGGTCTGCTCGTTGCAGAAGGGCGCGCAGTTCATCTCGCAATTGCTGTAATTCATGCCCCAGACGGGGCAGCGTTTCCGGCGAGGTGGTCTGGTTGTAGCTCAGGTGGGCAAGCTCGTTTTTTTTCAGCATGATGCTTTTGCGCAGATCGTTCACCTTGGGGGAGTATTCGTCAATGACGGCCTGGGCTTTGGCCCGTTGCGCGGGCGAAAGCTGTTGCAGCCATGTCCGCATATCTGCGGCGTGGTTGGCTGCGGGGCTTCCCGGCGAAGGTGTATA encodes the following:
- a CDS encoding periplasmic heavy metal sensor → MMKPLLSLCVLASLCLPQPTAADQTDYAEYTPSPGSPAANHAADMRTWLQQLSPAQRAKAQAVIDEYSPKVNDLRKSIMLKKNELAHLSYNQTTSPETLPRLGHELQQLRDELRALLQRADQRMGTEVGVPLGSPQTRGCSMEYPGLSTSASK